The Polypterus senegalus isolate Bchr_013 chromosome 5, ASM1683550v1, whole genome shotgun sequence genome includes the window accttaagttcagggtttgtagTAGGGGGTAGGCCAGTCTAAAACAAACAACGACAATGAGAACGAGAACGAGAACGAGAACGAGAACGAGAACGTGAACGAGAACGAgaacgaggaggaggaggaggaggaggaggagatggcgtctgctttctgaacaagaccccaggggttctcaaacccGGTCCTGTAGCTGCAGGCTTTTATTCCAatcagcctctgtttttaattggactccctGAGCTAATtatgtgaactgttatttcccagattctgtgctttgggaacaatatagaaattagaaaactaagtttgcttaaaaaaaatgggaataatgtatttttttctttttcacaatactttcatcttgactttcattctacttttccaggtgttctaattgtttaattgattcattatttactaattagggAGTCTGACGCTGAAGTAGTtacagcctttcatgattcagagTTGTTTGctagcgtgtctgctctgctcatttttaattgacattaatatgatacaatgaaggaagcaaactgcacagagaaagagcaaaatatactcagcaaaaaaagaaatgtcctctgactttcaactgtttttactttcagtaaacttaatgtgtaaatatttgtatgaacactaaaagagtcaacaccataagacataaactaaaaatgtttcacaatgtgtccctgaatgaagggaggcttaaaatcaaaagtaccagtcagtatctggtgtggccaccagctgcttgaagtactgcagtgcatctcctcctcatggactggaccagatttgtcagttcttgctgtgagatgttaccccactcttccaccaaggcacctgcaagttcctggacatttctggggggaatggccctagccatcaccctgcgatccaacaggtcccagatgtgctcaatgggattgagatccgggctcttccactgcgaggatgatcagctgtccttcctgtctccctgtagcgctgtcttaggcgtctcacagtgcggacatggcaatttattgccctagccacatcagcagtcctcatgcctccctgcagcatgcctaatgcccgttcacgcagatgagcagggaccctgggcatctttctttgggtgtttttcacagtcggtagacaagtctctttagtgtcctgcgtttttagaactgtgaccttaaatgcctactttctgtaagctattaaggtcttaacgaccattccacaggtgcatgttaattaattgattatggttaattgaacatgcatggaaaacattgtttaaaccctttacaatgaagatctgtaaagttatttggatttttaaaacattactgttgaaatacacagtcctgaaaaagggacgtttcttttttttgctgagtatataatgaaatcaaccatagagagttaagcatttaaatctgtagcaaaaatggaaatatttctaaatgtcttacaaatgtaaaaatcttgctgttgtgcttttctgaatgtagaataagagaagagaaaaaaaataccagctaatgaaATGATATCAGAGTTATCAGttattgtcactgattatgaatctgactggaacaaaaaccctgtagccacagtgggccccaaggaccgagtttgagaactcCTGATATAGAcgcatttgccacatgaaattgtattctaaatttaagtgtttttttttttttataaattttagaaatattttgccCTCACTGGCACAATACAATGGAGGCTGATGGGGCATGGGGCACCaatggaaaataaaagcctaaaaacttacgGATGGGCTAAACTTTCAATATAAGACATCATACCTTCTGTGTTCCTGAGGCATATTTGTTACCACAAAAgtgatctggaaataatcattttatcgcaTATTCTTGGTACTGTTTTTGTAGTAAGGatttctatttgcttgtgtgaaTTCTCACATAAATAAAGAAGTAgctcaaaacaaaaccaaccatgtgACACAAAACGTTTACTAAGATTTGGTCTTTCAAACAGAAATCACACAGCAGGGTTTAAAGATTATTGTGGAAGAAGACAAGTGGTACGCCATACCGTATTccagtttcatgtggcaaatgaacatataccatgtttgtaaataaatacctttgacttgaaaaataataaacttatCCTATAGCTTGGGCTGGCACATTTTTCTTTATCCATTAAACAATCCTGTTATAAATCTGTGCTCTGGTTAAATGTTACCTTGTCACAGTTTTTTCTTGCTATTCAGTAATGGGTACTGCCTGCGTCATCAAAGCATATATAGAACGTTTAAAGTTTCGTTGTTATCATACTTAAACAAAAAGTTGTAAATCATAGTTTACAAATATCATTCACCAGTGTTATTTCCAAATGCGTATTTCCAACCGTTTCTTCcttaattttccatttatttttgtaaaggcaGCAGAATCTGATAATTAAGTCTGATCTGGCAGCTCTGGCTGCCgttttttgcttctctttctcATTCTTACTAGCAAAATGTGataagacagcaaaaaaaaaataatctcagaaCACCGACAGTTTTACTTTAACCGCACTTCCTAGGTGGCGAACCGTTTGAATGGGTAATGAAGGTATTATGCGGAAGACATTGTTtgaactacaactcccaggtATCTTCGCGGTTGCACACACAATCGACGTCACCATACGTTGTGTCTTCTGGAAGCGCGGCGTTGCTGTGGAAACTCGCTTATGGCGGAAAGCGACAAGGGACAAGACGAAGTTTCATCAGTTTGGAAAGCAGCCCGGGTAAATCTCGTTACATTTTCTGGAAGTTTAACTTGCGCGGTCAGGGCTGCGGACTTTATGCAGCGGAGTGAGTAAAGCGAAGTCATTTTCATTAGGAGAAAACCTCTGAATGAAGAATTTATGGGACGAGGATCTGATGTGTCTCGagactttgtatttttaaaataatcgtGTCATGCCTTGCTCAAGTGCCGGGTGAGCCGGAGAGTCGCTTTTCAAGGCGCTCCATGATGTTCCAGGCGGGTGCAGTGCAGCTGCTGTGCCTCACAGCCAGCAGCGGCGTCCCCCTCTTCTGCCGCGGGCGCGGAGCCTCTCGGCAGCTGCCCTTTTCCGTGATCGGATCCCTAAACGGAGTGCACATGTTTGGCAGCAGTCAGGACGCCCAGCTGTCAAGCACTGTCACGGAATGGGGCCGGGTGCTGTGGAGGGTCTACCACGAAAGCATCACTCTTATCGCTGTCAGCTCAGAGGAGGGCGCTAGTGAGCTGTATCTCGAACGCCTTCTGGAGAATGTCTTCAGCTGCATGGTGCTGATCCTGGGCTTGGACGATCTGGCAAACATCAAGAATGTGGAGAGACTGAAGCGGGATCTTCGCTCCTGTTACAAGCTTATCGACAGTTTTCTGGAGGTACCCAATGAGGGTGTCGGTGATCTGACACACTGTGCAGACTGTTTAATTCCTCAGGAACCGACCATCCTCCAAGAGTGCTTAGATGGCTTCTCCCAGGCTGCTGAGAGTGAGTTTGGATGCCTGTTGGTGGATGGGAAGATTGTTGTGGCCACAGAAAAATGGTGGCGCCTGGCCCCACAGGAAGtggttcttctctcttttctagTGCGCTCTTTGGGAGGAAGTTCTTCTAGAGACTATCCTGTGTTCCTACCCCAGGGGAGTCCTAATGTCCCTCATCGTCTACTCTGCTTTCAGTTACTTGCTGGGGTCGATGTGTGCGTACTTTGTGGGCCCACCCCATCACTGCAAAAAGTCGAAAGAGAGCTTGTCTGCCGGTTCTGGTCCCCATTAATTGACTGCTTGCGCATCTGCGTTCGCCTGAAGGGACGTTGCTTCCCAGGCACAGTGTCAATCCCACAGGGGATTCTGGGACTGCTTCTGATCAACAGGGATAACAGTCGGGCGCTCTGTTCCATCCAGGGTTTCCAGGAGTCGGCCCAGAGCAGTGGATCTTTTTCACAAGAGAGACGGAGAGAGCTGCTTCGACAGTTCTACACGCTGGCCACCACCCGTTACTTTTTAGCAGAGCCACAGGGCGAGAAGCACAGGGCCTTGACCGAAGAGTTCCAGTTTGGCTTCACTCATGAGCCTGTGCAGTGTTACCTGGTTACAGATGATTGCAAATGCTTTGGAATTCAGACCCCACAGTACCAATGCTTTGTGCTGACCACTGATAGTGTGCCCACCTTTGCCTTGCGGTCTCTAGCCACTCGCACACTAACTGCTCTCACCACCCAGACTGCTTTCTGAAGAGTAGTATGCCAGCCGGGAGTCACGTTGGTCTTGTCAGCATACGAGTGTGTGTTCACCTGCACTCCTCTGTGTCCGGGCAAGAGACATGAGGTCCTAACTGCTGGCCGAACAAAAGGATTTGACAAGTCCTGATACTGAAATACCTTTTGAATCTTATGctgcttgcattttttaattcacCTGTGACTTTTCAAAAGTTTAAGGCGTACCAGTTATaacaatatgttttcagaaacagTTTGGCTTGacctgcattttattaaaaatggtaaaaatgggACTGCATATCTTGAGCTTTTCTGGCAAGTTTTGGGCCAATTGTCAAGTCAGGTGaggtcagtttatttttgtattattacattccttttatttaatttcaaaacactCAAGGTCACATTATCAATTATAAAACAACACatcaaaaaataaacactgttaaaggataagttacttcacaatcatggcatgaattattttcctgtataaaattTTGTTCTAGATAAAGCTGAGcgactgcggtgggctagcgccctgcctggggtttgtttcctgccttgcaccctgtgttggctgggattggctccagcagacccccgttcccctgtagttaggatataacaggttggataatggatggatggataatgctgAGCGATATGacataaacattaaaaacatttatggattatttaaatattttaacatagaGATCATGTCCAACTATTcttgaggagaaaaaaaatacacaaatgaattaaaaatgacgTCCACAATTTGCGTAATGAAAATATGGTAGAAAATGTACTAATGCTGTAAACCTTCACTTGTCTTTGTGGCCTGTGCAGACGCTGTAGCCTTCAATGGACTGAGTCTGGTGGGTCGGTTCTAGAActttcttaatccaattcagagttgtggGGGCCAAAGGCTACCCCACCAGGATTGGACAAAATCCTGAAAACAGgactctagtccatcacagggaccacTCACAACCATCATATTTCCAAGTGTCCATGGACATAACgtaaatgaatacaaattttGGAATTAATTTCATCTGAGGTTGAGAATGTGTGGCTGTAGTAATTTCCATGAAATGACAATTACAAAGCTGTTCAGTTATGACAGATGTTAAgagaataacagaagtgaaaggtcGCCTTTATTACAGTGAGTGACCATTATGGATATCCGGTGAATGTGTGCTCTGATGGTAAATTAcagggtgaccagattttcaaagtcccaaaccAGAAAACTTGTGTGTCCACGCATAATGGctgctttatctcatcatcatcattataatCATCCGAGAGAGATTAGGACACAGATAATAACCCCTTTTGACAAATGATTCCACCCAGTGCTTTACGTTTAAACAGATACAGTAAATGACAGTGCTCGGTTTTTGTCCACTTCTTGTTCCTTGTTGCGGTGCTGTTTAAAGTACACAAGATGTTAATCAAGTGGGGTTCCATCATGGAGTTTCGTGCACGCTGTTGTAAACATATTATGGGGAGGTTTGTTTCGGCAGAGCAATGGTTTATTAAATGGGGCATCCTGTTAAACccgggacattttgatatttttcagttatttatcgGGACACATAGCCTGAAATCGGGACTGTCCCTGTGACTGGGACGTCTAGCCACCCTCGTAATTTATATTGTCAGTGAAATAGTCATGCCACGGGGTACTCCATTCATATctgataacattttatttttccatgcttgcattttatacttttatggttAGGAAGATCATTCATTTACAGTTGTTTTCAACCTTTTTTGACAAGTGGATTATTTTTAGACCTCGTCGACCAGGGCAAACTCTGTGGAGTTTTGAGCAGCTTGATTGATTAACGTTCAGTCAAAAACAGGGGGAGTCCCCTGTGGGGTTTTGGGCAGCTCAATCAATTAACAATAGATAGAAAAGCGTATTGCTTCCGTGATTCAGTAGACAATGACAGCATTAATATGTTTACCGTATCTGCCTTCTCGCAGACCAGCACAAAATTTCTAAAGACTCGTGCTGGTCCATGGGAAGCATTGGGAGAAGTGCAAAGCTGTTGCGTGAACCggctgaggtggtttgggcatctgattagggTGACTCCTGGACGCCTCCATGGGGAGGTGTTTTGggcaggtctgggaggagatctctgggcagacccaggacacactggagaggTTATATGTCTCAGCTGGCTTTGGTATCCCCCCTGGAGGAGTTGAAAGAGGGGACAGCAAAAAGGGATGTCTGGGCAGCTCAGATCTGGATAAAGTAAGtgtcaggaaatggatggatggaaggcaaTGATGTTAGACTTGGTTCTCTTCCGTTTGCACTCAAGTCACTGAGAAGACTTCATTATGTCACGATCAGGGCTGAATTTTAAGGTCTTATGGCCTTTTTCTATATTAGATGCCATTTTGTGTAATCGCTGTTTGAGTCCCATCCTGCATTTCTAGTGGCATGGTCTCTGGGGTCGTGACCTCGACGGGATGAAATGTCAGCATTTGCCCCAAGCTTTCTATGATCTACGGATAAGTCCTTTAAACACTAAAAGAAACTCTTTCTTTGCTATTAATATTCATTGACTTTGATTCATGACTCTGGGTTTTcattactttaatttttatttgttttgttttgccttttgcacacatttctcagttcatttttaaaaaatgaattatctgTTTCCTGCTGAGGCAGGACTCCTTAAGCAGAAATAACATGCTAATAGAAAGGTTTCCACGTGCACCCGGCTGGACTTGTAGATGCTGGATTGCACATCTGCGCAAACATCCAGTGACGGCAAGTAATTTTTCACCCGCGCAtgcaattgaaaaaataaaaaatgcacacacatGTCGTGCTCGGTCACACAACACCCtgcttgtgtattttttttttctttttcagccatGGTAACCTTGGTTTGTTCCACCTCGTGCTTTGCGAGTTGTACTGGAAATGCCATGTATTGTTATCCATAATAACCAATGTGTTCATTTGCAGAAAGATTGGTCGCAACTTCAGGCCGCTGCTGTTTCTGTATCATCTCTCAAGAATTCGAGACACACGGGTGACGTTACACGGCCGTTCCAGGTATTCTACCGTCACACCTCGTCCAACTCTATCCTCCTTAGAAATACAAAAACGTGTATCGTATTTTTATTGTCAGTGAAGAGAGTTGCAAATTAAGAAAACATCTTTCTGCGCAGACTTTTCTATACATTTTGGTTTTTCATTGGCAGCCCTGCACCTCCACACTTTCagttttctttacttcttcttttttcatcccATGACGCCCGCTATACCACAGGTCAGTTTTTTAACCCCCCCCCCAGACAAACAGTTTAGCCTTCAGAACACACCAGTCAGCTTCTTTCATCTACTAAAACTACAGATGTCTGACCTGTAGAGGAGTCTCTTCCTGTATGTCCACTCTGATAGCCCTCCGACCGCCTATTACGGACAGACtgcttgtttgttcttctccCCACCATTGCCTAGTCACTACTGCACACTTAGACAGCATGATGGACAGTTCCGGCATATTCCTCCGCTGGCCACCGGTCAAGGAATGTGCTCTTCCTGACATAATCGTTCTGTCTAATGGGATATATGATGGGGAGGGCACCCCGTGCAGCTCATGCTGAAGCCATCAGTTGCAGACAGGCTTTACCTTCGTCCAGAACTTTCTTGTATTTGTTCCACTCCTTTGGGTATTTTGGCTTTAAGTACTGAAATAAACTGGATGTGCTGCCACTTTGATCTGCTCTCTCCATTCAGCACACTTTGTGCTTTACATTTGTTTGTTCGACATCCTCTCTTCCACATCCACTCCAATTGCTGACGTCTGAATTAAAGTTACGGCCTTTCTTTGCAACAAGCTCATTCATTAGAGAAATGCCAGCGGCCACACATCTCCATCTTTGCTTTTGACACGCAGGACCAACTGATCAAACTGGAGTGATTGGTAGCCTGATTTTTCCTTGACTATTtaaccatcaaaaaaaaaaaaacctgattttcatttttgaatatcactttaaaatgttattttgaattaatCAATTTAACAATAACTAGGGGACTTTGCCcgctgctcgctttgctcaccaatccCACCTGCGCTATGCGGCAGCAACTTCGTGTCTCtgtcgctcgcgtatgtggatttcactttcaccaaataacaaaacttttaattctggaagataggcctcttcattaggaagaaacatggctttttcctgatggcaagaTGAATTGATAGGTTTACAACCTTTATTAGGTCAGAGCCCACTTTTTCACTCCCATGGGTGAACTATACCATACTATATATTGAAAAACaaggacagatttttaaaaattattttattagaaaatattaacaatattggtGTATTCCTCAACGTATGACTAAAaagatatatattattaaaaaaatgaatataatattattagtgaGAGGGCTGAGCTTGGTGTGATGACACTCATTTTTCAATGTTTGGTGCCGTTTTTTGTCATCGGCAATGTTAAATCACCGCATTCCACTATTGACAGTCTGtgtcttttctttgttaatagaTTGTTCACCATACTAAATCCTCTTTCGGCTAAATATGATGatgggagacttgtagatcatctaattcatgttgccatcagggaaaagtaggcCTATCcgtaagaattaaaagatttgttgtttggtgaaagtgaaatccacatacgtgagtggcagagatgcgaagcggctggtgtgtagtgcaggccagggggttggcaagtgaagcgagcaagaggtgaagccccctagtttttaataaGTAAGTCCACGTAAGTTTTCCTTTGAATGTGATCTGTAGGTACTACACTGAAGTTTTAGGTTTACACTTGCTCTGAAGGAATCACAATCTGGTATTGATAGAAAACTTCTCACATATTTATAGTAATGTTCAATGAACCTGTCAAAACATGCATAGATTCGGTCCTCTGCAGGTGCGTTAATCTTGTAAGGACTTGTGCAAACTTGTAAATATAATGTACCAATACCTACagggcatccggaaagtattcacagtgcctcactttttccacattttgttatgtttcttattccaaaatggattaaattcattttttttcctcagaattctacacacaacaccccatattgacaacgTGATAGAAGGTTActagaggtttttgcaaatttattaaaaataaaaatactgagaaagcacatgtacataagtattcacagcctttgccatcaagctccaaattgagctcaggtgcatcctgtctcccctgatcatcattgagatgtttctgcagcttcattggagtccacctgtggtaaattcagttgattggacatgatttggaaaggcacacacctgtctatatgaggtcacacagttgacagttcatgtcagagcacaaaccaagcatgaagtcaaaggaattgtctgtagacctccgagacaggattgtctcgaggcacaaatctggggaaggttacagaaacatttctgctgctgtgAAGGTCCCAATGTGCACagaggcctccatcatccgtaagtggaagaagttcaaaaccaccaggactcttcctagagctggccggggagagaagagccttagtcagggaggtgaccaagaacctgatggccactctgtcagagctccagaggtcctctgtggagagaggagaaccttccagaaggacaaccatttctgcagcaatccaccaatcaggcctgtatggtagagtggccagacggaagccactccttagtaaaaggcacatggcagcccgcctggagtttgccaaaaggcacctgaaggactctcagaccatgagaaacaaaatactgtggtctgatgagacaaagattgaactctttggtgtgaatgccaggtgtcacgtttggaggaaaccaagcactgctcatcaccaggccaataccatcctaacagtgaatcatggtggtggcagcatcatgctgtggggatgtttttcagcgacaggaactgggaaactagtcaggataaagggaaagatgactgcagcaatgtacagagacatcctggatgaaaacctgctccagagcgctcttgacctcagactggggcgatggttcatctttcagcaggacaacgaccctaagcacacagctaagatatcaaaggagtggcttcaggacaactctgtgaatgtccttgagtggcccacccagagcagagcccagacttgaatccaattgaacatctctggagagatctttaaATGGCTGTGCAACGGCACTTCCCATCtgacctgatggagcttgagaggtgctgcaaagaggaatgggcgaaactggccaaggataggtgtgccaagcttgtggcatcatattcaaaaagacttgaggctgtaattgctggcaaaggtgaatacttatgtatatgtgatttctcaatttttttatttttaataaatttgcaaaaacctcaagtaaacttttttcacattgtcattatggggtgttgtgtgtagaattctgaggaaaaaaaatgaatttaatccattttggaataaggctgcaacataacaaaatgtggaaaaagtgatgcactgtgaatactttccggatgcactgtactattTAATATGGACGGGTCTTTCTTAATGGACATTTAGAGTAATTGGTTGGAACATACGTTCGATGATTTTTAGTATCAATCAAACTTTTCAACGCGCTTTTGTGAGTATTGCCCAAAGGGGGAAGCGGCTGGTCCTCAACACCCCCTTAATATGTCTGAACCAGAAATGCCTCCTTAGATTTCTTCAGCGCCCACTGTGGGTGGTACCGCCCCCATTGGGAACCTtagaattagacgatctacaaatctccaacttaaaatttaaagccaaacaatatctacatacttttgtcatatcacctgtgttcatatattcgatctcctttcgcttttaccttttcgtcaatatcgcattgaattttgattctgtgttggaaagtacatcgtgacaatgcaacgtataacttcctgtgagtgaatattgcttctttctctctacaaaaactgtgtctgacaatagcattcacacagatGAGAAAAGATTGAGCCGTgtgcgtggttatgtgggcaggacttttccaaatctctttgcataagctcttgtctctcggggcttgaaattttctctcgcagaatttcactttcgccaaacaacaaatatgttaattctcatggatacgcctcttcattgggaagaaacactacttttcttttccctgatggcaacatgaattagacgatctacaagtctctgacttaaagtttaaatctgaacaatatattcgatctcttttcactgttctgttatttcaccgagtaataatttccatttgtttgtgctaatgcagtcttttctatcctttttttgagactttcgaatttttgtccttccattatctctaacctgctctgcctgtgtacAGCACCAATGTTTTTCAATTCTTTTCGAGgttcttctttgtcatctactctttgtcttttatttccggtcccgggtgtggttaaatctcttggcacaaagtctcatctcgcaggacatgtaggtgtctctctgaaaaagtcacgtcttgtctccttccaggatttttatttttataatagagagataaaaaaaTATACTCTCCTCTAGTTCTAAAGTGAAGCGTGTTTTATAAGTTTTAAGAATCCCttctctgtttttgcagcttacaAAGGGACTGAAGGGTACCAGGGTCCATAGGTGATAGAAAAAGTCATAAAACTTACCAAACATGTCCACTCTGAAGCACAAAACGTTCTGATTTAAGAAAACCTACTTTCCGGGTTTATCAAGCATCCTTGTGATAACAAGTGGAAACCGGAAAGAATTCATAAACTCTTGGAACTGTTTTTCTTGAGGCAACAATACATTTCCTGTCCGCTTGTCTGCTTGTGAATAAGGAAGTTGATGAGAATGAAATCAGACACATAACTGAAGCCGTTTAGAGCAATCCTGTCTTTAGAGAACATGGTTCAGAAATGCACATATCCAGGCTGtgaacataaatttaaaaagcaaagcatttagaGTTCCCATTGATAATCACGATACCTTACAGTTATATCTTATAGTCCTTAGGTTGGATGTGAACACTCAAGTGGAAGACCTGCTGAAAGCAGACCGGCGGGTCTCTAACACTCATTTTTGCAGGACTAGTACTTGCAGCCGAAGAGGAAACCAACTCTGAAACATGGGGCTTGGGTTGTTTAGCTGCCTCAGGGTCTATTTAtacatttgtatgtgtgtatgtgctgTATGAATGTATATGGAGATTGGGAGTGGTTCAGTCTCCTGTATGACATGTGGCAGTGTCCCTCTCCCCAGTTAAGACACCTGCAGGCATGCATAGGACTTGGAGTACAGAAGTGCTGCCCTGTTGGGGTCCGGttcttgggtgctgccagagaAGGAAGACCTCCCTGGTTTTGTGTGTTGAATTAACGCTCTGACTCGTCTGACTGACGTCTGAAGAATAAAGGTCATTGATTCTTGCAAATCGTAGGAAGACTATAAAAAGATAAATACTTCCAGCTTCAAATTTCCactcaaaatgaaaattaaaatggaacGACTGATGCCAAGGAAGACCCAGAAATTACCTGCTTGTAAACCGGTCAGATCCGCAAAGCAGACCCAAGTGACCGACACAAAGGCTTAGACGGTGACCCACATGACACAGGAATGATCAGCATTGCTGAGTTGTCAAGAGGAAGCCTCTCTTGTGTCCTGCAGTATGCAAAGCATCCATttatttcctaacctgcttatccagttcagggtagaGGAAGCCGGAAACTGGGCAGCAGTCCATGGTGAAGCCGACTGACACACACGCTGTGTAATTAATCTTTATTGCACCGTCTAATGCAATGGAAATCGGGAGGTGCTGCCGGGGCTCCATTGTTGGCGGACCACTTAAATTTTAGTCTGACACTGAAACTTGTAGAAGATTAATTGGCTATGGAGAATGCTATCCGCACATTCTAACCGAGCAAATCACTTAACTGGcgccctgtcctgggtttgttcctaccttgcgctctgtgctagctgggataggctccagctccccctaACAGATACAGAATCCCCAAACAACCGACACATGGTCTGTAATAAGCAGATTGTAAGATAACAATGACCTCACACGGATCTGCAGGTTTAAAGGCACTCCGAACTGTTGTTTACATAGACACACGCCCTTTGAAGCTGTGTGTAACACGTTAAAATGGACGTTTCATCAGGCGGACTGGCGCAATGGAGTGCAGAGCCGTGCCGTGAACTAATCGGTCACCCTGATACACAACGCTGTGACTGTAGTTAGTTAAATCAATGAAGACACAAACAC containing:
- the fuz gene encoding protein fuzzy homolog yields the protein MMFQAGAVQLLCLTASSGVPLFCRGRGASRQLPFSVIGSLNGVHMFGSSQDAQLSSTVTEWGRVLWRVYHESITLIAVSSEEGASELYLERLLENVFSCMVLILGLDDLANIKNVERLKRDLRSCYKLIDSFLEVPNEGVGDLTHCADCLIPQEPTILQECLDGFSQAAESEFGCLLVDGKIVVATEKWWRLAPQEVVLLSFLVRSLGGSSSRDYPVFLPQGSPNVPHRLLCFQLLAGVDVCVLCGPTPSLQKVERELVCRFWSPLIDCLRICVRLKGRCFPGTVSIPQGILGLLLINRDNSRALCSIQGFQESAQSSGSFSQERRRELLRQFYTLATTRYFLAEPQGEKHRALTEEFQFGFTHEPVQCYLVTDDCKCFGIQTPQYQCFVLTTDSVPTFALRSLATRTLTALTTQTAF